The nucleotide window tatggtaaaacatatttttaaaaacttgtgttCGTATTATTTCTGTGATTGCTGCTCTGATCCATGCTCCTCTGGGGAGTTTTCCCATTCACTGAAAGGAATCAGAATATGACTGTTACAAGAGACAAGAACCTCCCTCCAAAATTCCTCACGTTCACCTGCCACGTTCATCCTCCCCAATATTCAGAGGGGCCTGAGCGAGAGCCTGCACCCCAGGCCCATCCTGATCCCATGGCTTGGTTGTGATGCCAACATCAGAGTTTCCAAATCAGGGGtaaaaaggaaatactgaaactcgagttttatttatttttcatctaaaaataaaaagagagcaaAATCAAGCATTCCTAATACTTAAAGTAGGGATTGAAGGTATGCATGCAAAGAATTAAAGTGCGCAGCCTTACCTGTGACACAtaaaagaacatattttcttGCCTAAGATTCTGGAAAAATGGCAACTCGAAGGGAAACACATGGATTAACCCTTGTTTCTTTCCATTCCAGTGAGAGGAGACCTTTCCCCCAAACTTGGTTAGCCAGCTGGAAGAAAGTTACTGACTTGAATATGGAGATCCTTTGATGACTATGAatacaaaaaattagaaatttttttaaagtatggatTGACAGCGGTATACGTAAATTATTCACAAGTCAAACACGTAGATTGGGTGTGAGTGCTCCAAAAATGTTTGTCCAATGGGACTGCATGATCAGTGAAGTCTGGAGGAACTGGTCTCCATAATATGGCCCTTCTACACTCCCATCAGAGCCCCACACAGAGGGGGACCTGGATGCTTTGTCTCGGGTGTCCAAGAGAGCCGTCTGCTCACACAGATGGGAGGAAAATGTAGCGGAAGGCATTAACTTCTATCCGAATTTCGAGGCCTGGGTGTGTATCTCATGCACTCAGGCAGTCCTGAAAATAATTAGCCACAGAGGTGTGGCTTCTGGTGTAAATTCTGGGAATAAAGAAAGTGGCCTCTTGCCAATCAGGGACAGTCGTGCTCACTACACCTGCAAGGTGTCCCCCCTCTCCACCACcaacagggagaagggagagccaTTATAAGATAAGGTGGTCAGGAGACCCTAAGGAGAAGGGGAGTGGTAGGTTGCTGATGGAGACAGTTAGGTCTAAATGAAGCATTTGGAGCTGGTGACCTAAGGGTCCTATGGGGCCATCAACACGGTCCCCAAGGCCAGCACATTCAGCCTATCCTCAAGAGTGGAAGCCTCTGTCTGGGGTGCTCTCTGGACCCCTTGGGCCAAAGAAGCATGACTGGCTCTTCTTGCCTGACCTTTTGAAGAGTGCTGAGACTCCCTCCATCAGAGGATGTAAGAAAGGGTAGGAAGTGTTTCCCACCCATTTAATCTCTTTTCAAAGACCGGTGAAGTCTGGGAGGTGGATGTGCTTGCTCTGGGCAGCTGGGCAGAGGCTCAGCCTGAAGGTCAAGTCCTGGTTCAGTCTTTTAGctttgtgaacttgggcaagtcactggaCCCCTTGGAGCTCTAATTTCCCCTCCTCCCAGATGAACAGAGTAAGAACTTTCCTACTTCCTGGGAGATGCCAGTAGGATAATACCATCCTTAGAACACAGTTAGAAAATGGACCCAAAAGCAATTGGGAAATTAAGACAACACTTTCTAAGTACAATGGGTAATGATACTCAACTAGAGACAAGAGTGTAAGGGTCTGGGGCAAAcggtttcttacattccacaagCACCCCAGGATGGATAGCACACCAAGGTAACAGTAGGGGGAGGCCTGGTGTCCTCATCCCTCCTTGCCTCCATCTCAGGGCACCCTCCAGAGATCATGGGATCGTGGACTTGAAGGAGTCTGGAAGGGCTTGCCGGGGACACAGAGAGCgtgcagacacagagagaggttgTCCTGGGCGGGTGAGCTCCTGCCTGCAGCCTCCCACCTCATCAATCTATCATCCTCTTAGCAGCTGACACTTCTGGCAGCTCCTCCAGGCAGCCCAGTTGAATTAGAATTGCAAGGAGCCCAGTTGCATCAGGGAATACCGATGGAGGAATCGCAGATTCAAATTTGTCTAAGTGTCGTGAACAGCCAGACCCCGGCAAGGCATTTCTACTGCCCTGCCACCAAAGGGGAGTGGTGGGGGTTTTATTAGAAGTACAAATTGCTTCTTAATGCAGAGGATAAAGCTGGGCTCGGACGCCTCCTTAGAAATTCCTCCCGCTCCCAGGAAAGCCACCGCTGCAtgtcaattttaatttttgaaatttaaaccGAGGGCTTTGTGTCTAAGCTCCATCTCTTcggaggaaggggaggaataAGTCAAAAAGGATTAGGGGCCCACTGGGGATTGCAGATCCATAGCAATTAGACTTCATTTGGGTCTCAGACATTTGGTTTTAATCGCATTTCTGGATGATACAATCGACAAAGCATCAGAAATTGATACGTATGCAACAGGAGATGGGCCCCAATTCTGCCTTCCCCAGTTCCAGGGCACAGCTGGGTTTGGGCTCCAAAATCAAGGGGGGTAcgctggggcagaggtggggaacTGGGGTTCCCTTTGGGTCTGGAACTGGAGAggtggtgggtgtgtgtgtgtgcgcgcatgtgtcACTTGGATTAGTGATGACAGCCTTAACATTATATCTGTATGATGGCTGCGTGTGCGTATTTACAGCTTTACCCAGGTCCACGCGCTCTGGGCTCGCctctgcacacacactcacatttcCTTTCAAACAACCACTCAAAACAAGCTCAGGAAGCACTAACAGGTTGCTAGCTGGTTATTTTGTAGATAACTTACTGTTGATAGGAACTCCGTGATTTAAAAACGAAACAAacgagtaaaaagaaaaaaaaaaatcaaagccacgTGGGGTGTTTTCCTAACTCCTGAGTGTGGAATGGCGCAGAGAAGTAAAGAGGGGAGACCCAAAAAGCACTTACATTCAGAACTCGCACCACCATGCAAATGGAAGGTAAGGCCCTAGAAAAAGGCTGTCCCTCCCGCATAGTGCCTATGCGGGTTCAACATGGGGTTCCAGGTGAATTCGGGGAACTGATGGTTCACAGAATTATCTCCATTTACCAGCTCTTCTGAGATGTGGATCTAGCTGGTTTTGTGAACAAATGGACCTGTGCTGATTGTACTATATGCCTGAGTGGGTGTATGTCCGCGGAGGACTTCTGCATTCCTTTTAGGGGTTAAACATCTCAGAGACCACCTGCTGGAGAGTGATTCATTCATCCCTCCCATTTGCAGAAGAGCatgcctcctcttcccctcccttccctttgaCCTCCTCCCACAAGGCTATCCTCTCCAGGGGCCTCTAACTTTCCCCTACCTTCCTCTGGGCTCTTCAGATTCTGGGGTCCTGTAGCCCAGAGGAGGAAGGCTGCCAACCCACCTCCCCATGTCTCTTCGCCCACCCCAGGTGGCAGGGTCTGGGTGGCTAGCAAGCAGGGTGTAGGTGAGGCTACTCAGGGCCTAGTTAAGGTCTTTATGCCAAGGAGGATGACTGGAGCCACCGCTCCCTTCCCCCCACTGCCCAGTCCTGGGGCCACGCTAAGAGAGAGTCGGAGACCATAGTCTAAAAACATAATTTAATGCGTCAAGGTGGGTCTGACTCGGGAATGCAGTGGAGAGGTGAATTTTCCATTTGCTGGGATTCTGCGGCGGGTGGTTTCTGGCTGATGGAAAGGGAAATTTGCACAGGTATTTTGGGTCACAAAGAAGGATGCCCCAAGGAGCTCCTGCTCACTTTGGCCTACCTCCATGACGGGGGCTGGGAGCCCTCCCTCTCAGGGCActccgaggaggaggaggaggaggagaaggaggaggactgGAAGGGCAGGCCTCCCGCCAGGCCTGTCCAGTCCAATCAGGTTTGCGAAGTCTGAACTGGGCTGCCTCCGCCTTGGGGTCGGGTCACACTCACCTCACCACTGGGGCATCCCCTTCAACCTCCCCAGGTAGGGGACAGGGACCAGGAGGACAGCCCAGAGTGGAGCCAGGTGAGTCGCAGACACACTAAGGTCAGAGCggggcagggaggacagcagGGATGCGTCTTTTCCGTAGATGTCAGGAAGTGTCATGAAGCAGAGTGGTCCTCTCCAGCCAGGGAGCAGTTCTTGGCCACCGGTGCCGGGCGGCCTGAAGCCACTCTGCCGGCGCTCCCAGCGCGGCTAATCCGGGTACAGAAGAAAGCCCGAGAATGTGctgtatttgttgttgttgcctccGTGCGCCTTCCCACCGTCCAGCTTCACATACACCTCGTCCCCTGAATCAAGGTGCAGCACCACGCTGTTACTGGCGTAGTCGTAGTTCTGGTCGGCGTCCTGAGCGATGGCACTGGCCCGGACCTGGGGGTGAGCCGCCAGAGCAGGTGGGTCTGGGCACCCCCGCGTGGGACTTGCCCAACCCCCACATGGCGACCCTCAACCCCCGCCGGCCTTTTGCCCGAGGCTCCAGGGTCCACACTCCCACCCAggctcgctcgcgctctctctctctctctctcttctctctcctctctctccaacTTGGCCAGCTCCTTTCCAGTCCCCTCCTCTCGGCAGCTGGCCAGTCAAGTCccggaaggaaggggagagggggctTCATAAACCCTGACCCAGCGGGGAAGGGGGAGAACTAGGGGGACCAGGGCCGAGAAGAAAGAAGACCGGAGGGCAAAGGGGCGACGGGGGCGCAAAGGGAGAGGTAAAGAAGGATGAGGTTTTCAAGGAGCCCGCGGGGCTGCTGGCGGGTGCGCTAGTAGCTGGAAAGTGCCGGTGGCGGGGTCTCTGGGCGCTTGGGGCACAGCCCGCCGCGCTACACTCGGACAAACGCGACCAGGGCGCACCAGGAAGCTGGATGCTGCGGCGCGCTCCCTCCCGGGGCTCGCGAGGCGCTCGCGAGCGGGGAGGAAGGAGTCTGGTCTCCCAGGCGGTCTGGGGCGCGCGATGGGGAGGAGAGTCTGCGGGGATTTGCGGGGGCCGGCGGCGGTGAAGGGGGACTGACCTGCCCGTTCTTGCAGAGGTCCGCCCACATGCTGGTGCCGTCGCCGCCGCGCATGAGAATGTGGTAGGTGAAGAAGTAGATGCCGCGCACCTGGCAGCTGAACTTGCCGGTAGTGGGGTCGTAGTGATTGCCGAGATTGGTGACCACGTCGTCGAACTTGAGCACCTCGTAGCCTTCGTGGGGGCTCTTAAGACCCACATAGAAGGCGATCTTCGGACCGCTGAAGGCTGCGCTCAGCGCGCCGGTCACTTCGCCTTCGGAGTCGCCGCCGCCCCCCGTTCCGCCACTTACCACCCCGACACCGCCAGTCGCGCCCGCCGTCAGCTGCAGGCCGGGCAGCCCGGGCCGCCCCGAATCGCCCTTCTCCCCCGGGGGACCCCTGGGTCCAGGCGGGCCCGGCTCCCCAGGGGGGCCCCGCGGCCCCGGCTTGCCGGGTCGCCCCGGGTCGCCCTTGGGTCCCTGGATGAAAGGGGGCGGAGGGTTGGCGCTCAGGTCCTGCATGACTTCCAGCGCGGCAGTGCTGGGTCCGGGCGGCGGCGCCTTGGCGCCGGCGGGCCCCCCGCCGGGTGCGGCGCTGTACGGGTCGCAGATCATGCGGCAGGTGCCCATCATCTCGTAGTGCGCCGCGCCGGGGGGCGCCGCCTGCAGCAGCAACGGCACGGCGATGAGCAGCCCAAGCGCCATGGCCAGGAGCACGCCGACGGCCGCCAAGCAggcgcgccgccgccgctgccacAGCCGGGAGGCGACCGCCACCAGCTCCTCCTTGCCGCCCGGGGAGGTAATGGTGGGGCGGCGCGGGCGGCCCCGCTCCCCGCGCTCGGGGGCCGACTCCGCGGATCCCGGCCGCGTCCCCGACGTGGCGACCCCCTGCTCCCGAAGCCCGACCACTTCTAGCGAGAGGCGCCTCGGCCCAGGTGCAGGTGCCCACCGCGCCGGGGCTGCTCGGGGAAGCCGCGGAGCCCTGCGCGCATGGCGGGGGGCGCCCAGGCTGAGCCCGGCGCCCCAGGGGTCCGGGCGGCGGCCGCTGGCGAGCGCCGGCTGCTGCTGCCGCGTCCCACGCGGGCTCGGCTGCGCTGCCTCCTCCCCGGCTCGGCGGGGCTCGGCGGGGCTCGGCGGGGCTCCGTGGGGCTCCGCGCGCAGTGAGGGCGCCCCGGCTCCGCGGCgagctctgctctgctctcccgCTGCTCGCTGGCTCCCGCGCGGAGGGGGGACCCAGCTACCCTGACGTAAGGAGTCCGGGGCTGAGCGGCGGAGGCGGCGAGGCAGCGCGCGCTGCCATCACTCGGGAGACGGCGCCCTCATGTCATCAGCCTTCGGTCCTCCTCCTATCCCGCGGCGTCCTCGGCAGAGGCGGCAAAGGCGCGGTTCCTCCTCGGCTCCCAGGAGCCACAAGTGGGCGCAGCGGGCGCATCCCCGGCCTCCGCGCCTCTGACACACCCACCGGCGGCCACCCTCCCGCGCCTcccacccaccacacacacacgcccacgcGCGCACTCACGCGTGGACGGGCACCGCCGCTAGGTCTAGAAGGTGCCCGGAATCCCGGTGCCGGCCAGGTccttggcggggggcgggggtgggggggtggggaggacctAATCCATCCCCCTTGCCTGCAAGCCGGACCAGACTTCAACCCACTAAGTCCAGGCGAAGCTCAGTCCCTAGAGGCCCTGAAACGAAGGACTCTGAAAGCCCTCCTGATTTACTTCCGAATGAAATAAATCTTGCTTCTGGAAGGTGTTTCGCACACCTAGCCCGAGAACGTCAAGCTGTTAAAGGAGCTCCAGAAGACCACCCCACCATCTCTTTCATTCTTTGAAAAGCCCAAAGCCATGATAGAAGAGTTTATTCGCCTCGGCCCCTTTCTTCCACCAAATCATTGGCTCTTATCATCTGTATAAAGATCATTTAAATGCAAATCCTTGAGACCCAGCACTTGGTGGTAACCTTGGGACCCCCAGCTCCCACTCCCCGCCCACCACTACCAGGCAGATGCACAGTTTTCTTTGAACATGCCTGGCTCCCTCCTACTGAGGTGGGCTTAGTTaagtatttaaagaagaaatgggggcttctgggtggctcagtgtgctaagtctttgccttcagctcaggtcatggtctcagggtcctgggatggagccctccccAACACCGCCCCccccagcggagagcctgcttccccctccctctctgcctgcctcagcctacttgtgatctctctctgtcaaataaataaaatattttttaaaaataaagaaacaatagtCCAAAGCCATTCCGAGCCAAAGTCTCTGAATAAGCGGCGACAGCGGATTTAGAGAAGAATTCTACATCTCCAGTGCAGCATGTGAGGATAAAGGAGGGGTGGGGACCGATCCTGGGTACTGGATTTCTGGTTCTGCTCTCACCCCGAGGAGCTGTGCGACTTTGGGCATTGCCTTCTCTGAGACTATCTTCCTAAAGCTTTAGCGGTCCCCCAGGCTGACATGGGAATGCACCCGGGTGAGGCCTGGGAAGAAAGTCCAAGTGTTGATATCGGTACTCAGCAACCATCAGAATCTCTGGAACAACCGTGTGCCCTCCTGAGGCTGTTGCTTTGAGAAGAACGCACATTTTTTCAGGTATGGTGTTCTTGTGGGTTACTTAAAGATCCATTTTGTTTCTCTGGCCACCCTGGgtcctttccccaccccaccccatgatGCTCCCGCTTCTTCCTTCATGGGCGCATTTCCCAGGGCATAGCATAAGATCTGTTACCTGGTACCTATTGGCCCTCAGGACATACCTGCGGAAAAGACGGCTAGCTtgaagcaaactgcacccaggggagaagggggagaaggagctCATTTATTGGACACCCACTTTGACGCATCAGGCTTTTCGCACATGCTTCTTCACTTTCTCCTCCCAGCATCCCTATGGATTAGCAATTACTCTCCAgttatacagatgagaaaacagaggtttTGAAAGTGTATGGTGCTGCCCAGTGTCCCCCAACCACATGATAGAGCTCAACTCCTCAATACCTGACCAAGGTCTCTGAGAACCTGAAGTGATCTCTGTTATTAGCTAGCTTCCtggcctcattttctttttttttttaagattttatttatttatttgacagatagagatcacaagtaggcagagaggcaggcagagagagagggggaagcaggctccctgctgagcagagagcccgatgcgggactcgatcccaggaccctgagatcatgac belongs to Meles meles chromosome 9, mMelMel3.1 paternal haplotype, whole genome shotgun sequence and includes:
- the C1QL2 gene encoding complement C1q-like protein 2 isoform X1, encoding MALGLLIAVPLLLQAAPPGAAHYEMMGTCRMICDPYSAAPGGGPAGAKAPPPGPSTAALEVMQDLSANPPPPFIQGPKGDPGRPGKPGPRGPPGEPGPPGPRGPPGEKGDSGRPGLPGLQLTAGATGGVGVVSGGTGGGGDSEGEVTGALSAAFSGPKIAFYVGLKSPHEGYEVLKFDDVVTNLGNHYDPTTGKFSCQVRGIYFFTYHILMRGGDGTSMWADLCKNGQVRASAIAQDADQNYDYASNSVVLHLDSGDEVYVKLDGGKAHGGNNNKYSTFSGFLLYPD
- the C1QL2 gene encoding complement C1q-like protein 2 isoform X3 translates to MALGLLIAVPLLLQAAPPGAAHYEMMGTCRMICDPYSAAPGGGPAGAKAPPPGPSTAALEVMQDLSANPPPPFIQGPKGDPGRPGKPGPRGPPGEPGPPGPRGPPGEKGDSGRPGLPGLQLTAGATGGVGVVTFSGPKIAFYVGLKSPHEGYEVLKFDDVVTNLGNHYDPTTGKFSCQVRGIYFFTYHILMRGGDGTSMWADLCKNGQVRASAIAQDADQNYDYASNSVVLHLDSGDEVYVKLDGGKAHGGNNNKYSTFSGFLLYPD
- the C1QL2 gene encoding complement C1q-like protein 2 isoform X2 translates to MALGLLIAVPLLLQAAPPGAAHYEMMGTCRMICDPYSAAPGGGPAGAKAPPPGPSTAALEVMQDLSANPPPPFIQGPKGDPGRPGKPGPRGPPGEPGPPGPRGPPGEKGDSGRPGLPGLQLTAGATGGEVTGALSAAFSGPKIAFYVGLKSPHEGYEVLKFDDVVTNLGNHYDPTTGKFSCQVRGIYFFTYHILMRGGDGTSMWADLCKNGQVRASAIAQDADQNYDYASNSVVLHLDSGDEVYVKLDGGKAHGGNNNKYSTFSGFLLYPD